A window of Sulfurimonas gotlandica GD1 contains these coding sequences:
- a CDS encoding phosphate/phosphite/phosphonate ABC transporter substrate-binding protein, producing the protein MQLFFIFCTIFFLSLTNVSADTKHFIVSVVPQMQTVHIQKTWGAFLEELSKQTGFSFELKHYATIPLFEDALESAIPDIAFMNPYDSVLAYEWHKYQPIVHDNKKLVGILVVRKDSPIKSVEDLQNKTLAFPAPNAFAASLYMRALLEQEEHISFVPQYVKTHSNVYRNVLFNTFPAGGGVNNTLMREPLSVSSKLRIIYKTKQTASHPICIHPRVSKEVIQKIKNTILTMGKNPAYKALLNDVQLPHPVAADYESEYLSLKKLNLKKYLVR; encoded by the coding sequence ATGCAGCTCTTTTTTATCTTTTGTACTATCTTCTTCTTGTCATTGACGAATGTATCTGCAGATACTAAACATTTTATAGTCTCAGTAGTCCCACAAATGCAAACTGTACATATCCAAAAAACATGGGGAGCTTTTTTAGAAGAGTTAAGTAAACAAACAGGCTTTAGCTTTGAATTGAAACACTATGCCACAATCCCATTATTTGAAGATGCTTTAGAATCTGCTATACCTGATATTGCATTTATGAACCCTTACGATAGTGTCCTAGCGTATGAATGGCATAAATACCAACCTATTGTTCATGATAATAAAAAACTTGTTGGTATTTTAGTAGTACGAAAAGACAGTCCTATAAAATCAGTTGAAGACTTGCAAAATAAAACACTTGCCTTTCCAGCTCCAAATGCATTCGCGGCTTCTTTATATATGCGTGCACTTTTAGAACAAGAAGAACATATATCATTTGTACCTCAATATGTCAAAACACACTCCAATGTATATAGAAATGTACTCTTTAATACCTTTCCTGCAGGTGGTGGTGTAAATAATACACTAATGAGAGAACCACTAAGTGTTTCTTCTAAACTACGTATTATTTATAAAACTAAGCAAACTGCTTCACATCCAATATGTATTCACCCAAGAGTTTCAAAAGAAGTTATACAAAAAATAAAAAATACGATTTTAACTATGGGTAAGAATCCAGCATATAAAGCTTTACTAAATGATGTACAACTTCCTCATCCTGTAGCTGCTGATTATGAAAGTGAGTACTTAAGCTTAAAAAAGCTTAATTTAAAGAAGTACCTTGTTAGATAG
- a CDS encoding response regulator — MTENNIKISSSRLKDISFGMRVLLVEDDPIIQQQLKVFLLRFFAHIDTANNGVEALKLYEKNKYDLIVTDLSMPQMGGIELSIHVKEMDTDQYIIVVSAHFESDKLIDLLNIGVGGFIIKPVDFTLVIKQLTKICQVISNRNELKYLNKILENTNKELQESNIQYQSALNESMNLKKQL, encoded by the coding sequence ATGACTGAAAATAATATAAAGATAAGTAGTTCACGTTTAAAAGATATTTCATTTGGTATGCGTGTTTTATTGGTTGAAGATGATCCAATCATTCAACAACAATTAAAAGTATTTTTACTTCGATTTTTTGCACATATAGATACAGCAAACAATGGAGTTGAAGCACTTAAGCTATATGAAAAGAATAAATATGATCTAATAGTTACTGATTTAAGTATGCCTCAAATGGGTGGAATTGAATTATCAATTCACGTTAAAGAGATGGATACGGATCAATATATTATTGTTGTATCTGCACACTTTGAAAGTGATAAGCTTATAGACTTACTTAACATTGGAGTAGGTGGCTTCATCATAAAGCCGGTTGACTTTACATTGGTAATAAAACAACTAACAAAAATTTGCCAAGTAATATCTAATCGTAATGAGCTTAAATATCTTAATAAAATACTTGAAAATACAAACAAAGAGCTTCAAGAAAGTAATATCCAATACCAAAGTGCACTGAATGAATCTATGAACTTGAAAAAGCAGTTATAA
- a CDS encoding ATP-binding response regulator has translation MKTLVNILQPLAQDKSILIIEDNLEILEYLSQLLRRFFSVTYTAIDAVKALEIYEPLAKNNSMVVITDINLGKTSGIDLTYALKHLNPQQKVIAISGTEDKDLFVESIRCGIDNFIVKPINTDELFKALINVLKKMEYDSELTKNRKLLEDSQKYAIQLLAEQDQFLKNAIHEIHTPLAVIITNIDLLRIEKIENESLNSIEAAARIIENSYEDMTYLMKLNRINDTKENINIVSFIKKRINYFTCIAEANKLSFSTIVGQANLPEIYFSELKLSRLVDNTLSNAIKYSKRPTNISVTIGLQKGNVFFEIRNYGPIIEEKEKIFERYYRESEQKSGYGLGLHIVAQICNEENVKVEVSSSKRRGTSFRYIF, from the coding sequence TTGAAAACTTTAGTGAATATCTTACAGCCCTTAGCTCAAGATAAGAGTATTTTGATTATTGAAGATAATCTAGAAATTCTAGAATACTTATCACAATTACTTAGAAGATTTTTTAGTGTCACTTACACTGCTATAGATGCTGTAAAGGCTTTAGAAATATATGAACCTTTAGCTAAAAATAATTCGATGGTAGTCATTACAGATATTAACCTTGGTAAAACAAGTGGTATAGATTTAACCTATGCACTCAAACATCTTAATCCACAGCAAAAAGTAATAGCTATCTCAGGGACAGAAGATAAAGATCTGTTTGTAGAATCAATTCGATGTGGAATTGATAACTTTATAGTAAAGCCTATTAACACTGATGAATTATTTAAAGCACTTATTAATGTACTTAAAAAAATGGAATACGATAGTGAATTAACAAAAAATCGTAAACTACTAGAAGATTCACAAAAATATGCGATACAACTCTTGGCTGAACAAGATCAATTTCTAAAGAATGCTATTCATGAAATCCACACGCCACTTGCTGTTATTATTACAAATATAGACCTATTGCGTATTGAAAAAATCGAAAATGAATCACTGAACTCTATAGAAGCTGCTGCAAGAATAATTGAAAACAGTTATGAAGATATGACATATTTAATGAAATTAAATAGAATAAACGATACGAAAGAAAATATAAACATAGTTTCATTTATTAAAAAACGTATTAATTACTTTACTTGTATTGCCGAGGCCAATAAACTTTCATTTTCTACTATCGTTGGACAAGCAAATCTTCCAGAAATATATTTTTCAGAATTAAAACTATCGCGTTTAGTAGACAACACTCTTTCTAATGCCATTAAATACTCCAAAAGGCCTACTAATATTAGTGTGACTATTGGTTTGCAAAAAGGGAATGTTTTTTTTGAGATAAGAAACTATGGTCCAATTATTGAGGAAAAAGAGAAGATATTTGAACGATACTATCGAGAGTCAGAACAAAAAAGTGGATATGGCCTGGGATTACATATAGTTGCACAAATCTGTAATGAAGAAAATGTAAAAGTAGAAGTTTCATCAAGTAAGCGAAGAGGTACATCTTTTCGATATATTTTCTAA
- a CDS encoding response regulator transcription factor, protein MKILLLEDEYLLSLSIRKFLLSSGHLVDYYDNGKEVLDVIADKEHDFYILDINTPLVGGLECLRVISEKYPTVPKIIISAYNDMQHISDAYDNGCNDYLKKPFNLKELQIRVEYLAHKNENSIIEVEASLLHLSQHYVFDKEVNVLYYDGIIQALTKREHALVLLFISNLGQIMTDESIQSCIWDGEYVEPSTIRSLVNRLRAKLKEELIQSIRGFGYVMKKL, encoded by the coding sequence ATGAAAATATTACTTCTAGAGGATGAATACTTATTATCACTTTCTATACGAAAGTTCTTACTTTCATCTGGTCATTTAGTAGATTATTACGATAATGGTAAAGAAGTTTTAGATGTAATAGCAGATAAAGAACATGACTTTTATATTTTAGATATCAATACTCCTCTTGTAGGAGGCTTAGAATGTTTGAGGGTTATTAGTGAAAAGTACCCTACGGTTCCAAAGATTATTATTAGTGCATATAATGATATGCAACATATATCAGATGCATATGATAATGGCTGTAACGATTATTTAAAAAAGCCTTTTAATTTAAAAGAGCTACAAATACGAGTAGAATATCTTGCTCATAAGAATGAAAACTCTATCATAGAAGTTGAGGCCTCTTTACTCCATTTAAGCCAACATTATGTATTTGACAAAGAAGTGAATGTACTTTATTATGATGGTATAATCCAAGCCTTAACAAAAAGAGAACATGCCTTAGTGCTTCTTTTTATAAGTAACTTAGGACAAATTATGACGGATGAAAGTATTCAATCTTGTATATGGGATGGTGAATATGTTGAACCTTCTACTATTCGGTCTCTTGTCAATCGCTTACGTGCGAAGTTAAAAGAAGAGTTAATTCAAAGTATCCGTGGTTTCGGATATGTTATGAAAAAACTATAA
- a CDS encoding response regulator — MLRDSITNLKQKKNFSLLMVEDEIMVSKPMKKVLEYLCNDVVVADDGVQGWELYQQRPFSLVLTDLQMPNMNGAELIEKIRAVDQEKIIIVITAFREGKEYKKAQELGANFILKKPFSVQSVIEIFNTLDI, encoded by the coding sequence ATGTTAAGAGACTCAATCACTAATTTAAAGCAAAAGAAGAACTTTTCTCTTTTGATGGTCGAAGATGAAATAATGGTTTCCAAACCTATGAAAAAGGTTTTAGAATATTTATGCAATGATGTGGTAGTCGCTGATGATGGCGTTCAAGGCTGGGAATTGTATCAACAAAGACCTTTTTCACTTGTACTTACAGATTTACAAATGCCAAATATGAATGGTGCAGAGCTTATAGAAAAAATACGAGCAGTAGATCAAGAGAAGATTATTATAGTCATTACTGCATTTAGAGAAGGTAAAGAGTATAAAAAAGCACAAGAATTAGGGGCTAATTTTATACTTAAAAAACCTTTTTCTGTACAAAGCGTGATAGAAATTTTCAATACGCTTGACATATAA
- a CDS encoding delta-class carbonic anhydrase produces MSGNGNGLGYGTGYKYSGGSLTEAELVPHEIADDKNPLYSGDTIEVHYVYSSNANATLENSLGSCLTNWKGEEQPFLRVETQVYVLVNDENALDFTKLNHVTEVNGHNQAEHIPSNTGTPVQYEGSTTGPGYNEKASPYQVSWSVRPEVAKVNIATVEDWFHHNDFDEHYAHAVRDLVVNPNLLSEMGTH; encoded by the coding sequence ATTTCAGGAAATGGTAATGGTCTTGGATATGGAACAGGTTATAAATATAGCGGAGGTTCATTAACAGAAGCAGAGCTAGTTCCACATGAAATTGCAGATGATAAAAATCCATTATACTCAGGTGATACTATTGAAGTTCACTATGTATATTCTAGTAATGCTAACGCAACACTAGAAAATAGTCTTGGAAGTTGTTTGACTAATTGGAAAGGTGAAGAACAACCTTTCTTACGCGTTGAGACACAAGTATATGTTCTTGTTAATGATGAGAATGCTCTTGACTTTACAAAGTTAAATCATGTAACAGAAGTTAATGGCCATAATCAAGCTGAACATATCCCTTCTAATACAGGTACTCCAGTTCAATATGAAGGCTCAACTACTGGTCCTGGATACAATGAAAAAGCTTCACCTTATCAAGTATCATGGAGTGTTCGCCCTGAAGTTGCTAAAGTAAATATTGCAACAGTGGAAGATTGGTTTCATCATAATGACTTTGATGAACATTATGCACATGCAGTAAGAGACCTTGTTGTAAACCCTAATCTTCTTTCAGAAATGGGAACTCACTAG
- a CDS encoding GAF domain-containing protein — MNITDNLDITSNKQYEFIYEDNQMILEYITQHNDLSIILDKIVHLAEHRNPNSKCSILILNDSKKNLLSGSAPSLPDFYNEAINGVEIGEKVGSCGSATFKRERVIVEDIDTHENWQPYLALTQKANLHACWSEPIFSSSDEILGSFAIYNDHIKRPTDFELKLISSYAHLASVAIEKENNNKLFKEKEHQILEQIKNLTIF, encoded by the coding sequence ATGAATATTACAGACAATTTAGATATTACTTCAAATAAACAATATGAGTTTATATATGAAGATAATCAAATGATATTAGAATATATTACTCAACATAATGATTTAAGCATCATTCTCGACAAAATAGTTCATTTAGCAGAACATAGGAACCCTAATTCAAAATGTTCTATTTTAATACTCAACGATAGTAAAAAAAACCTTTTAAGTGGTTCAGCTCCAAGTTTACCAGATTTTTATAATGAAGCTATAAATGGTGTAGAGATTGGAGAAAAAGTTGGATCTTGCGGTAGTGCAACATTTAAACGAGAGAGAGTGATAGTTGAAGATATTGATACCCATGAAAACTGGCAACCTTATTTAGCCTTAACACAAAAAGCAAATCTTCATGCATGTTGGTCTGAACCTATATTCTCTTCAAGTGATGAAATACTTGGAAGCTTCGCAATTTATAATGATCACATAAAAAGGCCAACTGATTTTGAGTTAAAGCTTATTAGTTCCTATGCACACTTAGCTTCTGTAGCAATCGAAAAAGAGAACAATAATAAGTTGTTTAAAGAGAAAGAACATCAAATATTAGAGCAGATAAAAAATCTAACGATATTTTAG
- a CDS encoding putative bifunctional diguanylate cyclase/phosphodiesterase: MPVRIFWKDINGTYLGANKLFLEDAKLSSKDEIIGKNDFQMPWGETEAKLYRADDLEVMNSDISKINFEESQTNDKGETTVLLTSKIALKNANEDIIGVFGSYMDITKQRNTEDELREQKVILSHQAHHDALTGLPNRVLFNDRLEQAIEKAKRSNSKIALLFIDLDHFKEINDSLGHDVGDEILKTVTTRLNESKRDEDTLARLGGDEFTIILEDLHQVQDSSLIANKVLESLSKSMNVNDNVLYVSSSIGISIYPDDGVSTKDLLKFADSAMYKAKDEGRNNFQYYNSTLTELAFERVVMEASLRAALKNEEFIVYYQAQVNGDTDTIIGMEALVRWQHPTMGLVSPAKFIPLAESTGLIVELDRYVMKTAMTQISKWYEEGLNPGVLAMNLAVKQLQKEDCIEVFQELVKVTQCRPEWLALEVTEGKIMTHPEKAIVILQKISDLGIELSVDDFGTGYSSLAYLKRLPIDKLKIDQAFIRDLPDDEEDAGITKAVIALAKSLNLKVIAEGVETQVQRDFLVENGCENIQGYFYSKPIPSDEFENILRNGF, translated from the coding sequence GTGCCAGTAAGAATTTTTTGGAAAGATATAAATGGTACTTATCTCGGTGCAAATAAACTTTTTCTAGAAGATGCAAAACTTAGTAGTAAAGATGAAATTATTGGAAAAAATGATTTCCAAATGCCTTGGGGAGAAACCGAAGCGAAACTATATAGAGCTGATGATTTAGAGGTTATGAATAGTGATATCTCGAAAATAAACTTTGAAGAAAGTCAGACCAATGATAAAGGAGAAACTACTGTACTTTTAACTTCTAAAATAGCTTTGAAAAATGCTAATGAAGATATCATTGGAGTGTTTGGAAGCTATATGGATATCACAAAGCAGAGGAATACAGAAGATGAACTAAGAGAACAAAAAGTAATTCTAAGTCATCAAGCCCATCACGATGCACTAACAGGACTGCCAAATAGAGTACTTTTTAATGACAGATTAGAACAAGCAATAGAGAAAGCTAAACGGAGCAACTCTAAGATAGCACTTCTTTTTATCGACCTAGATCACTTTAAAGAGATTAATGATTCGCTCGGTCATGATGTTGGTGATGAGATTTTAAAAACAGTAACGACAAGGTTAAACGAGTCTAAAAGAGATGAAGACACCTTAGCACGACTAGGTGGAGATGAGTTTACTATAATCCTAGAAGATTTACATCAAGTACAAGATAGCTCTTTAATAGCAAATAAAGTACTTGAGAGTTTATCTAAGTCTATGAATGTTAATGACAATGTTTTATACGTATCAAGTAGTATAGGAATAAGTATTTATCCTGATGACGGAGTATCTACTAAAGACCTTCTAAAGTTTGCTGATTCTGCAATGTACAAAGCAAAAGATGAAGGAAGAAATAACTTTCAATACTATAACTCAACATTAACAGAACTCGCATTTGAAAGAGTTGTAATGGAAGCAAGTCTAAGAGCTGCTTTAAAAAATGAAGAGTTTATAGTTTATTATCAAGCACAAGTCAATGGAGATACAGATACTATAATTGGAATGGAGGCACTTGTAAGATGGCAACATCCTACTATGGGTTTAGTCTCTCCTGCTAAATTCATTCCTCTGGCAGAATCAACAGGGCTAATAGTTGAGTTAGATAGATATGTTATGAAAACAGCTATGACTCAAATATCTAAGTGGTACGAAGAAGGATTAAATCCTGGAGTATTAGCAATGAATCTTGCTGTAAAACAACTTCAAAAAGAAGACTGTATTGAAGTATTTCAAGAGCTGGTAAAAGTGACACAATGTAGACCCGAATGGTTAGCACTAGAAGTGACAGAAGGTAAGATTATGACGCATCCTGAAAAAGCTATTGTCATCCTACAAAAGATTAGTGACTTAGGTATAGAGCTATCAGTGGATGATTTTGGAACAGGATATTCATCTTTAGCATACCTCAAAAGGTTACCAATAGATAAACTAAAAATTGATCAAGCATTCATAAGAGACTTGCCAGATGATGAAGAAGATGCAGGCATTACTAAGGCTGTTATAGCACTTGCAAAAAGTTTAAACCTCAAAGTTATTGCTGAAGGTGTTGAAACTCAAGTGCAAAGAGATTTTTTAGTTGAAAATGGATGTGAAAATATTCAAGGGTACTTTTACTCCAAGCCTATACCTTCTGATGAGTTTGAAAATATACTTAGAAATGGGTTTTAA
- a CDS encoding sensor domain-containing phosphodiesterase — MIVEDIDTHENWQPYLALTQKANLHACWSEPIFSSSDEILGSFAIYNDHIKRPTDFELKLISSYAHLASVAIEKENNNKLFKEKEHQILEQIKKSNDILEDSLRLTNNIIDTVPVRIFWKDINGTYLGANKLFLEDAKLSSKDEIIGKNDFQMPWGETEAKLYRADDLEVMNSDISKINFEESQTNDKGETTVLLTSKIALKNANEDIIGVFGSYMDITKQRNTEDELREQKVILSHQAHHDALTGLPNRVLFNDRLEQAIEKAKRSNSKIALLFIDLDHFKEINDSLGHDVGDEILKTVTTRLNESKRDEDTLARLGGDEFTIILEDLHQVQDSSLIANKVLESLSKSMNVNDNVLYVSSSIGISIYPDDGVSTKDLLKFADSAMYKAKDEGRNNFQYYNSTLTELAFERVVMEASLRAALKNEEFIVYIKHKSMEIQIL, encoded by the coding sequence GTGATAGTTGAAGATATTGATACCCATGAAAACTGGCAACCTTATTTAGCCTTAACACAAAAAGCAAATCTTCATGCATGTTGGTCTGAACCTATATTCTCTTCAAGTGATGAAATACTTGGAAGCTTCGCAATTTATAATGATCACATAAAAAGGCCAACTGATTTTGAGTTAAAGCTTATTAGTTCCTATGCACACTTAGCTTCTGTAGCAATCGAAAAAGAGAACAATAATAAGTTGTTTAAAGAGAAAGAACATCAAATATTAGAGCAGATAAAAAAATCTAACGATATTTTAGAAGATAGTTTACGTCTGACAAATAATATTATCGACACAGTGCCAGTAAGAATTTTTTGGAAAGATATAAATGGTACTTATCTCGGTGCAAATAAACTTTTTCTAGAAGATGCAAAACTTAGTAGTAAAGATGAAATTATTGGAAAAAATGATTTCCAAATGCCTTGGGGAGAAACCGAAGCGAAACTATATAGAGCTGATGATTTAGAGGTTATGAATAGTGATATCTCGAAAATAAACTTTGAAGAAAGTCAGACCAATGATAAAGGAGAAACTACTGTACTTTTAACTTCTAAAATAGCTTTGAAAAATGCTAATGAAGATATCATTGGAGTGTTTGGAAGCTATATGGATATCACAAAGCAGAGGAATACAGAAGATGAACTAAGAGAACAAAAAGTAATTCTAAGTCATCAAGCCCATCACGATGCACTAACAGGACTGCCAAATAGAGTACTTTTTAATGACAGATTAGAACAAGCAATAGAGAAAGCTAAACGGAGCAACTCTAAGATAGCACTTCTTTTTATCGACCTAGATCACTTTAAAGAGATTAATGATTCGCTCGGTCATGATGTTGGTGATGAGATTTTAAAAACAGTAACGACAAGGTTAAACGAGTCTAAAAGAGATGAAGACACCTTAGCACGACTAGGTGGAGATGAGTTTACTATAATCCTAGAAGATTTACATCAAGTACAAGATAGCTCTTTAATAGCAAATAAAGTACTTGAGAGTTTATCTAAGTCTATGAATGTTAATGACAATGTTTTATACGTATCAAGTAGTATAGGAATAAGTATTTATCCTGATGACGGAGTATCTACTAAAGACCTTCTAAAGTTTGCTGATTCTGCAATGTACAAAGCAAAAGATGAAGGAAGAAATAACTTTCAATACTATAACTCAACATTAACAGAACTCGCATTTGAAAGAGTTGTAATGGAAGCAAGTCTAAGAGCTGCTTTAAAAAATGAAGAGTTTATAGTTTATATCAAGCACAAGTCAATGGAGATACAGATACTATAA
- a CDS encoding putative bifunctional diguanylate cyclase/phosphodiesterase — translation MEALVRWQHPTMGLVSPAKFIPLAESTGLIVELDRYVMKTAMTQISKWYEEGLNPGVLAMNLAVKQLQKEDCIEVFQELVKVTQCRPEWLALEVTEGKIMTHPEKAIVILQKISDLGIELSVDDFGTGYSSLAYLKRLPIDKLKIDQAFIRDLPDDEEDAGITKAVIALAKSLNLKVIAEGVETQVQRDFLVENGCENIQGYFYSKPIPSDEFENILRNGF, via the coding sequence ATGGAGGCACTTGTAAGATGGCAACATCCTACTATGGGTTTAGTCTCTCCTGCTAAATTCATTCCTCTGGCAGAATCAACAGGGCTAATAGTTGAGTTAGATAGATATGTTATGAAAACAGCTATGACTCAAATATCTAAGTGGTACGAAGAAGGATTAAATCCTGGAGTATTAGCAATGAATCTTGCTGTAAAACAACTTCAAAAAGAAGACTGTATTGAAGTATTTCAAGAGCTGGTAAAAGTGACACAATGTAGACCCGAATGGTTAGCACTAGAAGTGACAGAAGGTAAGATTATGACGCATCCTGAAAAAGCTATTGTCATCCTACAAAAGATTAGTGACTTAGGTATAGAGCTATCAGTGGATGATTTTGGAACAGGATATTCATCTTTAGCATACCTCAAAAGGTTACCAATAGATAAACTAAAAATTGATCAAGCATTCATAAGAGACTTGCCAGATGATGAAGAAGATGCAGGCATTACTAAGGCTGTTATAGCACTTGCAAAAAGTTTAAACCTCAAAGTTATTGCTGAAGGTGTTGAAACTCAAGTGCAAAGAGATTTTTTAGTTGAAAATGGATGTGAAAATATTCAAGGGTACTTTTACTCCAAGCCTATACCTTCTGATGAGTTTGAAAATATACTTAGAAATGGGTTTTAA